Part of the Spiroplasma endosymbiont of Poecilobothrus nobilitatus genome is shown below.
GGAAAATATTTAGTTCGAATTATTGATGGGAAAAAAATTATTTGTAAAATTATTGAAACTGAAGCTTATGATAGACCGGAAGATGATGCTAATCATGGTTTTAACAATAAACGTAGTTCTCGTAATGAAACACTTTTTTGAAAAGGTGGCTTTGCACATTTTTTTCTCATTTATGGGATGTATCATTGTTTTAATATTGTTACTGACCAAGTTGATTTTCCAAGTGCAGTTTTATTATGCGATGGTGAAATTATTATTGATGAAACTGTTCCTAACTTTGTTTCAACACCACGGTTAGCAAATGGTCCCGGAAAGTTATCGCGCTATTTAAAAAATACTAAAGCTGATGATGGCCTTTCTCTGCTAGAAAGTTCGGTTTTATATCTTGATGAAGATACAGCACCAACTGCAATTGAAATTACAACTACACCACCGGTCAACATTGAGTATGCAACAAATTTTAAATTAAAACCATATCGATTTTATATTACAGATCATAAAGCAGTTTCAAAAAAATAAGAGGTTAAAATGAATAAAGCAAAAAAAGCAGAAATTTGAAAGGTTCACCGGGAATTTACTTATCTTGAGATTAGCAATATGGGGGGCGTGTTCGTAATATTGTTGTAACAAAGAAAGTTAAGAAATTAAAGAAACCAAAAAACACTAATTATTATTTAATTTGTCGTAGTGAAGACGGAAAAACAAAAACAAGACCATTACATAAGTTGATTGTTGAGTTATTTATTGGTTCAGTTCCGCCAAATATGACAATTGATCATATTAATGGTAATCCTCGTGATAATCGAGCAGAAAATTTAGAAATAGTTTCAAAACGAGAAAATACAATTCGGCAAATTAGGATGTGATCACATCCGCATAGTTTTTATAATCGATATTTAGTGGAAGCACATAGTGAGAAACGATGAATGTATCGTGGTGAACTATATAATTGAATTGAAATCTTAAAACTATTACATTCTCAAGGAATTATTTACTATCAAGTGAAATGAAAAGGAAGTAGTAAAGGGCGAATTGGTCAATTACCAAATGGTGAAACAATTATGCGTGTCAAAAATATTGATTCTAATAATGATGAAAATGATGATGATTTTAAAAAAAACTATTATGTTGTTTATTCATAATAGTTTTTTTAAAAAGTAATTTGTGGTTTAAATCCAGCACTAGCATTTAAGTCAATAATACCATGATAGTTTAATTTAATAGCATCAACAAGCGTTGCTGACATACAAACATCTATAGCAACACCAACAATGACCAAGTTAGTAACCTTGTGTTCTTGAAGAAATTCATGTAATCCATTTGAAGTATGATTATCACTAAAAAAACCACTGTAGTTATCAAAATCTTGTTGTGTTCCTTTTAAAATAATATGGTCAAATTGAGATGTAGTTAATTTATATAACTCACTGCCAAATGTATTTACAATGCAATGCGGACCTCATTTAGCAAACGAACAATGATTATTAGGATGAAAATCTTTTGTTGCAATAACTAAATCACCATTATGATGAAATTCATCAATTAAAGCAACAATTTTTTCATATAATTTTTCTGCCCCCGGAACATATAATGCTCCCTTAGAATCAACAAAGTCATTTTGATAATCAACGACAATTAAAGCTTTTTTGTTCATTTTATACTCCTTTTAATTATTTCTTAAATATTTATATATTACCATATATATTGTTATAATGTTAAAAGAAATTAAAAATTATGGGGGGGATATTGATGATTAAATTAATTAAAACAGCGTTACCAGAATTAGAAATTAGACCTGAGCAAGAAAAACAGTTACAATTATATTATCAATATTTAGTTGAACAAAACCAAATTATGAATTTAACTACAATTATTAACGAAGACGAGATTTATCTTAAACATTTTCTTGATTCAGGATTATTATTAAAAGAATTCTCATTTTCAAAGGATATGACAGTTAGTGATGTTGGTAGTGGCGCTGGTTTTCCGGGGCTTGTTTTAAAAATTCTTTGTCCAACAATTAAATTAACAATTATTGAAGCATTAGAAAAACGATGCTTATTTTTACAACGATTAGTGATGAAGTTGCAATTAAGAAATGTTGAAATTATTCATGCTCGAGCAGAAGAATATAGTCGAGAGCATGCTGAGTTTTTTGAACTTGTTGTTTCTCGTGCTGTTGCTAATTTAGGAATGCTTTTAGAATTAGTAGTGCGAATGGTTAGAACATCGGGAAGGATTATTTGTTATAAAGGGCAAAATGTTAGGGTTGAATTACAAGCAGCGCAAAAAACTTTATCAGTTTTAAATTTAAAATTAGAAAAAATTCAACATGAAACAATTCCACAACTTGGTGAACGGAACATTTGTTATTTTATTAAGACAGGGGCAACTGCAGAACCATATCCCCGTCGGTTTAATCAAATAAAAAAATTTCCAATTGGATAAAGTGTTATATAATAATAATGTATAAAATTATCAGATGCAACGGAACAGAAAGGACAATTATGGGAAAAATTATTGCAATCACAAACCAAAAAGGTGGCGTTGGTAAAACAACAACTTCGATTAACTTAGCGGCCGGATTGGCACGTACTGGACGAAAAATTTTATTAGTTGATATTGATCCCCAAGGAAATGCAACAACAGGGACAGGTGCTAATAAAGAAGAAATTCATGAAAGTATGTATGATGTTTTAGTTGGACAAATCCCATTAAAAAATATTATTATCTCAAATATTATGACTAATGTTGATTTAGCACCAGCAACCATTTCATTAGCGGGAGCAGATATTTATTTGATGGAAAGAACAGAAGATAACCAAAGCATTTTATTGGAGCGGATTAAACCGGTTCGTGATAAGTATGATTTTATTTTAATTGATTGTCCTCCTTCTTTAGGGTTGATTAATCGAAATGCACTAGCTTGTGCTGATTCTGTTTTAATTCCAATTCAAGCAGAGTATTATGCTTTAGAAGGTTTGGCACAGTTATTAACAACAATTCATTTTGTACAAAAAATGTTTAATGAAAGTTTAGCAATTGAAGGAATTGTTTTAACAATGTTTGATTCACGAACAAAATTATCATTTGAAGTGATGACAGAAGTTAAAAAATATTTTAATGAAAAAGTTTATCGAACACATATTCCAAGAAATGTTAAAATTAGTGAATCACCATCACATGGTTTGAATATTTTTGAATATGATAAAGGTGGTGCAGGTGCAGTTGCTTATGAAGAATTAGCGAGAGAGGTGTTGGCAAACAATGGCAAGTAATACTAAGAGTCGATTAAGTTCAAAAGGGCTAGATAAAATTTTTGGTGAAGGAATAAACGAAGTAATTAAAGGGATTGAAAGCAATGATGCATTAAAAGAGACAGCGAATGAAATTGTATTAGCGGAAATTTTTCCTAATCCGCATCAACCCCGCAAAAATTTTAATGAAGAAGAATTAACAGAATTAGCACAGTCAATTAAAGAATATGGTTTAATTCAACCTATTATTGTGAAAAAAACGAATAATGGTTATTATTTAGTTGCTGGAGAGCGTCGTAGTCGGGCTGCCAAATTAGCAGGATTAACAACGATTCCAGCAATTGTTGTTGATTTTAATGATCAGCAGATGAAAGAAGTTGCTTTAATTGAAAACATACAACGGGTTGATTTAAATTCAATTGAAGAAGCTAATGCTTATAAAGAATTAATTGAGTTACTAGGATTAACCCAAGAAGAATTAGCACAACGAATTGGAAAATCACGAAGTCATGTCACAAATACGATGCGATTATTAAATTTACCAGCTGAAGCGCAAACCTTGTTATTAGAAAATAAAGTAACAATGGGGCAAGTTAAACCATTAATTAGTTTAAATGTTGACAAAAATGAATTAAAAAACATTATTAATAAGATTATTAATTTAAATTTGAATGCGCGTCAGGTTGAAGAATTAGCCAAAGAATATAATCCAAAAATAACGAAACCATTAATTGAAAATTCAGAGAAGGATTCATCAAAACGAGCTGTTAATGAATTTTTGGAAAATAAAATAATGCAAAAATTAGGAACAAAAGTAGTTATTGATACTGAAAAAATTGTTATCAAGTATACTGGAATTAAAGATTTAAACCGTATTTTAGAATTATTAGGTTTAATTGATGATTAATTAATAGTAAGGAAGAACATAATGGCATTAAAAATGGGAATAGTTGGTTTACCAAACGTTGGTAAATCAACTTTATTTAACGCAATTACAAATTCACAAGTTGAAGCAGCTAATTATCCATTTGCAACAATTAATCCAAATGTTGGGACAGTAGAAGTTCCTGATGAACGAATAGATACTTTAATTGCTCTTTGTGCTCCGCGCAAAGCAATTCATAGTACCTTTGAATTTTATGATATTGCTGGATTAATTGTGGGAGCTAGCAAAGGTGAAGGTTTAGGAAATGCTTTTTTGCAAAATATTCGAGAAACTGATGCAATTTGTATGGTCATCCGTTGTTTTGATAATAAAGATATTACCCACGTTGAAGGAACAATTGATCCAATTCGTGATATTGAAATTATTAATTTAGAATTAATTATTTCTGACCAAGAACAAATTAAAAAACGAATTGATAAAATTAGCAAAAAAGCACAAACTTTAAAACAAAAAGAAGATGTTTTTGAGTATGAATTATTATTAAAGTTAGCAACAGGATTAGAAGAAAATAAATTATTAAAAGATTTAACATTATCAGATGATGAACTAAAAGTAGCAAAGAATTTTAATTTATTAACAATTAAACCTTTTATTTATGTTGCTAATGTTGCAGAAAGTGATTTAAACCAACCAGATAATTTTTATGTTAAAACAGTTAAAGAATATTCTCAACAACAAGAAATCGAAGTAGTTGTTATTTGTGCTAAAATTGAAGAAGAATTATCAGCATTAGAACCAGATGATCGGAAGTTATTAATGGCTGATTATGGCATTAAAGAAGCTGGTTTAAGTCAATTAATTAAAAAATCTTATGCTTTATTAGGCTTACAAACATTTTTTACTGCTGGTAAGCAAGAAGTGCGAGCCTGAACTTTTAAAAAAGGAGCAACAGCACCAATGTGCGCGGGAATCATTCATTCTGACTTTGAACGTGGTTTTATTCGGGCGAAAGTTTATTCTTATGCTGATTTAGTGCAATATGGCAGTGAAAAAGCTGTAAAAGAAAATGGACGTTTACGAAGCGAAGGGAAAACTTATGTTATGCAAGATGGCGATATATGTTTTTTTAAATTTAATGTTTAGGGAGAAATAATAATGCGAATTGGCAATAGTTATGATTTAC
Proteins encoded:
- the ychF gene encoding redox-regulated ATPase YchF — encoded protein: MALKMGIVGLPNVGKSTLFNAITNSQVEAANYPFATINPNVGTVEVPDERIDTLIALCAPRKAIHSTFEFYDIAGLIVGASKGEGLGNAFLQNIRETDAICMVIRCFDNKDITHVEGTIDPIRDIEIINLELIISDQEQIKKRIDKISKKAQTLKQKEDVFEYELLLKLATGLEENKLLKDLTLSDDELKVAKNFNLLTIKPFIYVANVAESDLNQPDNFYVKTVKEYSQQQEIEVVVICAKIEEELSALEPDDRKLLMADYGIKEAGLSQLIKKSYALLGLQTFFTAGKQEVRAWTFKKGATAPMCAGIIHSDFERGFIRAKVYSYADLVQYGSEKAVKENGRLRSEGKTYVMQDGDICFFKFNV
- a CDS encoding AAA family ATPase; the encoded protein is MGKIIAITNQKGGVGKTTTSINLAAGLARTGRKILLVDIDPQGNATTGTGANKEEIHESMYDVLVGQIPLKNIIISNIMTNVDLAPATISLAGADIYLMERTEDNQSILLERIKPVRDKYDFILIDCPPSLGLINRNALACADSVLIPIQAEYYALEGLAQLLTTIHFVQKMFNESLAIEGIVLTMFDSRTKLSFEVMTEVKKYFNEKVYRTHIPRNVKISESPSHGLNIFEYDKGGAGAVAYEELAREVLANNGK
- a CDS encoding ParB/RepB/Spo0J family partition protein; this encodes MASNTKSRLSSKGLDKIFGEGINEVIKGIESNDALKETANEIVLAEIFPNPHQPRKNFNEEELTELAQSIKEYGLIQPIIVKKTNNGYYLVAGERRSRAAKLAGLTTIPAIVVDFNDQQMKEVALIENIQRVDLNSIEEANAYKELIELLGLTQEELAQRIGKSRSHVTNTMRLLNLPAEAQTLLLENKVTMGQVKPLISLNVDKNELKNIINKIINLNLNARQVEELAKEYNPKITKPLIENSEKDSSKRAVNEFLENKIMQKLGTKVVIDTEKIVIKYTGIKDLNRILELLGLIDD
- a CDS encoding isochorismatase family protein, producing the protein MNKKALIVVDYQNDFVDSKGALYVPGAEKLYEKIVALIDEFHHNGDLVIATKDFHPNNHCSFAKWGPHCIVNTFGSELYKLTTSQFDHIILKGTQQDFDNYSGFFSDNHTSNGLHEFLQEHKVTNLVIVGVAIDVCMSATLVDAIKLNYHGIIDLNASAGFKPQITF
- a CDS encoding DNA-3-methyladenine glycosylase, encoding MRNAVVARELLGKYLVRIIDGKKIICKIIETEAYDRPEDDANHGFNNKRSSRNETLFWKGGFAHFFLIYGMYHCFNIVTDQVDFPSAVLLCDGEIIIDETVPNFVSTPRLANGPGKLSRYLKNTKADDGLSLLESSVLYLDEDTAPTAIEITTTPPVNIEYATNFKLKPYRFYITDHKAVSKK
- a CDS encoding HNH endonuclease signature motif containing protein yields the protein MIVELFIGSVPPNMTIDHINGNPRDNRAENLEIVSKRENTIRQIRMWSHPHSFYNRYLVEAHSEKRWMYRGELYNWIEILKLLHSQGIIYYQVKWKGSSKGRIGQLPNGETIMRVKNIDSNNDENDDDFKKNYYVVYS
- the rsmG gene encoding 16S rRNA (guanine(527)-N(7))-methyltransferase RsmG, coding for MIKLIKTALPELEIRPEQEKQLQLYYQYLVEQNQIMNLTTIINEDEIYLKHFLDSGLLLKEFSFSKDMTVSDVGSGAGFPGLVLKILCPTIKLTIIEALEKRCLFLQRLVMKLQLRNVEIIHARAEEYSREHAEFFELVVSRAVANLGMLLELVVRMVRTSGRIICYKGQNVRVELQAAQKTLSVLNLKLEKIQHETIPQLGERNICYFIKTGATAEPYPRRFNQIKKFPIG